The window GTCGTACTGAGCGCGCAGACGCTGCTTCTCCAGCAGACGAACCTTGTAGTCCGAGTTCTGCTTGCGGCCACGGCCGTGCTCGCCCGGCGGGTAGGGGCGGGCCTCGAAGTACTTGACGGCCTTCGGGGTCAGCGCAATGCCGAGGGCACGCGACTTCTTGACCTTGGGTCGCTTCTGGTTCACGGGGAACCTACCTCCATGTAAGTTAGGTGAGGCTTACCTTATCGAGGAGGACGTAATGTCTCGACCACATGGGATCCCCCTGCCCAGTGCGCAACGCAGTCCGGATTCAGACGAAACAGAATCCGCTTGCGCCGACGATAAGCAAGGTCAGCCGCGTCCCAGGGAAGGCGTTCGGCAGCTCACCGGAGCCGAACGCGTACGAACCCTCGTAGAGTCCAACGCCTCAGTATCCCTCACGCTGATCGGTGCTCGTGACAGTCACGAGACCGAGGAGTTCGGGACAGGGCTGCCGGTCGCACGGACCGTCACCCCGGACGGGGACGTGATTCTCCTTGTCTCAGGGGAATCCGCGGCTGCCAGGGCAGCCGCTTACGCCCAGGACGACGACCTCACCGCCGTGATCGAGATCACGGATGTGGCGCCGGTGTCCGTCCCCCATCGTATCCGAGGCCGCGCCTGGCTGGCCGGGTGGCTTACCCCGGTGCGCGGGGACGAGCGCGCGGCCTGCGCGGCGCTGCTCGCGGAGCGGCAGCCGGTGGGTGAGCTGCTGGGCATGCGGGAGTCCCTCGACTCCCCGAACGATGCTCTTCGGGGCGGCGGCCGCCCGGCCTGGATGATGCTGCGCCTGGAGGTCGGCGAGATCTCGGTGGACGACCTGTGGGGCGCCGAGCACGTGGACCCGGAGGACCTGGCCGCCGCGGAGCCCGACCCGATGGTCGCGCACGAGACCGAACTGCTGCAGCACCTGCACGCCGCCCACGGTGACCGGCTCGGTGAGCTGGGCGGGCTGCTGGGCGCCCGCGAGGCCCGCGGCATGTCCGCCGTCCCGCTCTCCCTGGACCGCCTGGGCCTGCGCGTCCGCTTCACCGGCGGCGCGGCCGGTTCCTTCGACGCACGCTTCGACTTCCCCGAGCCGGTGGCCGACATCTGCGGCCTGCGCCGGGCGATGCACTCGCTGTTCTCGGCGGCCTCGCACTAAGGGGTGGGCTGCGGGGCGCAAGAGGCCAGCATGTCCTGGAGGGCGAGCTTCTCCGGCGCCGTCACGGACAGCCCGTACTTGGCCTTGATGCCGGTGTAGCGGCGCGCGTACTCGCACCAGTACGCACGCCGGGGCGGCCGCCACTTGTCGGCCGTCCTGCTGCCCTTGTCGTAGTTCGTCTGCTTGTCCGTGGCGAGCAGCACGTCGAGGTCGTTCGCGTACTCCAGCCTGCGCTGCGGGGTCCACGCGTACGCACCTCCCCGCCAGGCGGCGCCGAGCGCGACCACGTGGTCGGTCTGGATCTGCGAAGCCCGCCGGTAGGTGTAGGGCAGCTCCTTGCCGGTGTACGGGTCGTGCAGCACCCCGGACAGCACGACGCACGGGTTGCGGTCCCCCTCACGGAGCTCCCTGAGGTCCCGGCGCAGCACGTCGTCGCGGGTGTCGCAGCCGTTGCGCCCGCCGACGGCACCGGTCTCGTCGGACCAGTACCTGCCGAAGTTCTCGCGCTTGTACGTCCGCCAGTTCCGGCCCGGCCCGACCTTCAGCCCGGCCAGCTGCGCCTGCGCGGTGCGCGCGTCCGGAGGGAACCCGGCGCCGGTGAGGGGCACCTGCGCGACCAGCGTCGCCGCGCTGGCCCGGGCCGTCTGGACGTCGTCGTGGTGGCACCCGGCCGTTGCGGGCCCGGCCAGGGCGAGCGTGAGGACCACGGCGAACGGCCGGGACGGAGCCATGCCCGGAGCCTAGGCTCCGCCGCCCGGACCCCGGCGGGGCCACGCCGGGGTGCGGCGTCGGGCAGGTTGAAGCCGAAGTCGATGCGGCGCTCGTCGGCGAGCGCGTCCCCGCAGCATGCGCGGGTGGGGAGGTGCGTGGTCGCCCGGGCAGCCTGGGCCACCCCTTACGAAGTGGATCCGCGCAGGCGCTCGCGCACCTTTTCCACCACGTCCGCGTAGCGGGCTTCCGCGCCGTAGCGCGTCGGCTCGTAGTACCGCTTGCCCTGGATCTCGTCGGGCGCGTACTGCTGCGCGGCGATCGCGCCCGGCACGTCGTGCGGGTACACGTACCCCTGCGCGTGCCCCAGCTTCGCCGCGCCCTTGTAGTGCCCGTCCCGCAGGTGCGCCGGGACCGCGCCCGCCAGTCCCGCCCGTACGTCGGCCAGCGCCGCGCCGATCGCGGTCGTCGCGGTGTTGGACTTCGGGGCCAGCGCCAGCGCGATGGTGGCGTGCGACAGGGTCAGCGCCGCCTCCGGGAAGCCGATCATCGCCACCGCCTGGGCCGCGGCCACCGCGATCGGCAGGGCCGTCGGGTCGGCCAGGCCGATGTCCTCGCTCGCGGAGATCATCAGGCGGCGGGCGATGAACCGGGGGTCCTCACCGGCGTCGATCATCCGCGCCAGGTAGTGCAGCGCGGCGTCCACGTCCGAGCCGCGGATCGACTTGATCAGCGCGCTGGCCACGTCGTAGTGCTGGTCGCCGTCCTTGTCGTACCGGACCGCCGCCCGGTCGACCGCCTCCTCCAGCGTCTGGAGGGTGATCTCGTCCTCGCCCTTGGCGATGGCCGAGCCCGCGCCCGCCTCCAGCGCCGTGAGCGCCCGCCGGGCGTCGCCGCCCGCGATCCGCAGCAGGTGCGCCTCCGCGTCCGCGGGGAGGGACACGGTCCCGCCCAGGCCCCGCTCCTCGGTGAGCGCGCGCCGCATCAGCGCGCTCAGGTCCTCGTCGGTCAGCGGCTCCAGCGTCAGCAGCAGGGAGCGCGAGAGCAGCGGGGAGATGATCGAGAAGTAGGGGTTCTCGGTGGTGGCGGCGATCAGCGTCACCCAGCGGTTCTCGACGGCGGGGAGCAGCGAGTCCTGCTGCGCCTTGCTGAAGCGGTGGATCTCGTCGAGGAAGAGGACGGTGTCCTTGCCGTAGCCCCCGGCCGCGCGCTTGGCGCCCTCGATGACCGCCCGTACTTCCTTGACGCCCGCCGTGATCGCGGAGAGCTCCACGAAGCGCTTCTGGGTGGCCTGGCTGACCACGTACGCAAGCGTCGTCTTCCCGATGCCGGGCGGGCCCCAGAGGATCACCGAGGAGGCGCCGGCCGGGCCGACCGCTCCTTCCCCGACCAGCCGGCGCAGCGGTGATCCGGGCTTCAGCAGGTGTTGCTGGCCCACGACCTCGTCCAGGGTGCGCGGGCGCATGCGGACGGCGAGCGGGGAGCTCGCGGGGTCTTTCTCCCGGCGGTCTTCGGCAGCGGCGGTGAACAGGTCTGGTTCCACACGGGAAGCCTATGCGAGCCCACCGACAGAGCCGCCCGCCACCGTCAGGAGGTCCAGAAGTCCCACCAGCGGGTCAGGATCAGCATCCCGATGATCCCGACGTGGAGCACGGGCAGGACCCAGGTGAACTCGGCGAAGAAGGACTTGAGCCAGCCCGGCGCGGGCAGCAGTCCCTCGCGGACGTTGTGCGAGGTGACGTACCAGAACATGAAGATCGTGGCGACCCAGGCGAGGCAGCACCACAGGCAGAGCGAGTTGATGTTGTACAGCGACTGGTACATGAGCCAGGCGCAGAAGACGACGCCGAAGAGGGTGCCGGCGTTGAAGGTGAGCCAGTACCAGCGGCGGAACGAGGCTCCGGCCAGCAGGCTCATGCCGACGCAGATCACGATCCCGTAGGCGACGAGTCCGAGCATCGGGTTCGGGAAGCCGAAGGCCGACGCCTGGTCGCTCGTCATGATGTTGCCGCAGGAGACGATCGGGTTCAGGCTGCAGGCCGGCTTGAAGTCCGGGTCCTCGAGCAGCTTGAACTTGTCGATGGTGATCACCCAGGCCGCGATCAGGCCCGCGATGCCGGTGATCACCAGCAGCAGGGCCAGCGCCCGGCTCCCCCCGACCGTCCTGCCCCGGGCGGTGTCCGCGTCCGCGCTTCGTGTCGTCATACCGCCCGCTCCACATCTGCCAGGTGATCAAGCACGGGCCATTGTGCCGTACGAGCCTGTGAACGGGCGGGGCCGAGGAAGGATCCCCGGCCCCGCCCGTTGCGCTGTTCCCGTAGCGCTGCCGTCAGGCGAGGCGGGCCCGGACCGTGTCCACCAGCTCGGCGACGGGCACGGCCGTCTGCTCCCCGGACTCCATGTCCTTGAGCTGGACGACGCCCTCGGCGAGGTCCCGCTCGCCTGCGACCACCGTGAGCGGCGCCCCGGACCGGTTGGCGTTCTTCATGTGGCTCTTGAGGCCCTTGGACCCGTACGAGAAGTCCGCCGCGATGCCTGCCCTGCGCAGCTCGGTGACGGCGCCGAAGAGCAGCTTCCGGGCCTCGTCGCCCATGGCGATCGCGAAGACGCTGGTCGTCGGCGGAATGTCCAGCTCGATGCCCTCGGCCTCGAGCGCCAGCACCGTACGGTCCACGCCCAGTGCCCAGCCCACGGACGGCAGCGCCGGTCCGCCGATCATCTCGGACAGGCCGTCGTAGCGGCCGCCGCCGCCCACCGCGGACTGCGAGCCGAGACCGTCGTGGACGAACTCGAAGGTGGTCCGGGTGTAGTAGTCCAGCCCGCGGACCAGCTTCTCGTCGTCCTCGAAGACCACGCCCGCGGCCGTGATCAGCTCGCGCACCTCGGCGTGGTACGCCTTGCACGCGTCACACAGGTAGTCCTTCAGCAGCGGCGCGCCGACCAGCTGCTTCTGCACGTCGTCCCGCTTGTCGTCGAGCACGCGCAGGGGGTTGATCTCGGCCCGGCGCAGCGTCTCCTCGTCCAGGTCCAGGCCCCGGAGGAAGTCCTGGAGCGCCTCGCGGTAGACCGGACGGCACTCCGCGTCGCCCAGCGAGTTCAGCAGGATCCGGAAGTTGCGCAGGCCCAGCGAGCGGTACGCCTGGTCGGCCAGGATGATCAGCTCGGCGTCCAGGGCGGGGTCCTCGGCACCGATCGCCTCGGCGCCCACCTGCGAGAAGTGGCGGTAACGGCCCTTCTGAGGGCGCTCGTAGCGGTAGTACGAACCCGAGTACCAGAGCTTGACCGGCAGGCCGCCGGCCTTGTGCAGGTTGGCCTCCAGGGCCGCACGCAGCACGGACGCCGTGCCCTCGGGACGCAGTGCCAGGTTGGCGCCGCCCTTGGTCGTGAGGGTGTACATCTCCTTCGTGACGATGTCGGTGGACTCACCGACACCGCGGGCGAAGAGGTCCACGTCCTCAAAGCCGGGCGTCTCGACGTATCCGTAGCCGGACTTCCGCAGCGGGCCGGAGATGGCCTCGCGGACCGCCAGGTACTTGGCCGAGTACGGCGGGATCAGGTCGTACGTGCCCTTGGGGGCCTTGAAAGTACTCACGAAACTCTCGTCACATTCCTCGTCGTGGAGCGGCGGTGCCGTCTCCGAGCCCGGCGGCGACCTCCCGAAGGTACGGGTTGGTCGCGCGCTCGCGGCCGATGGTGGTCTGGGGACCGTGGCCGGACAGCACCACGGTCGAGTCGTCGAGCGGCAGGCACACGCGGCCCAGCGATTCGAGGATCTCTGCGTGGGAGCCGCCGGGCAGGTCGGTGCGTCCGATGGAGCCGGCGAAGAGCAGGTCGCCCGAGAAGAAGACCGGCGGGATGTCGGCCAGCTCGGGCATCCGGAAGGTCACCGACCCCTTGGTATGCCCCGGCGCGTGCGCGACGTTGAATTCCATTCCGGCCAATTTCAGGGCGGCGCCGTCGGTCAGCTCGCGGACGTCGTCCGGCTCCCCCACGGTCAGCTCGCCCATGAGGGGCATCCCGATGGAGCGGCCGAGGGCCTTCTCCGGATCGCTCATCATGTAGCGGTCCTCGGGGTGGATCCAGGCCGGTACGTCGTGTGCTCCGCACACCGGGACCACCGAGGCCACATGATCGATGTGGCCGTGGGTCAGAACGACCGCGACGGGCTTGAGCCGATGCTTCTTCAGCGTCTCCTCGACACCCTGGGCGGCCTGATGGCCCGGGTCGATGATGACGCACTCCTCACCGGCGGCGGGGGCGACCACGTAGCAGTTGGTGCCCCAAGCGCCTGCGGGGAACCCGGCAATCAGCACGTTCGTCCTCAATCGTCGTCCGGCGGGAGGTTGTAGACAGGAATCCTGCTGCTCAGAGCCTACCGGCGCCGCTCATTACACAGCGAACCCATATACGGTACGGCCTAGCCCAGCCCGGACAGCAGTACCAGACACGTACAAGGAGACGACCCGGTG is drawn from Streptomyces sp. NBC_01232 and contains these coding sequences:
- a CDS encoding DUF2470 domain-containing protein, with protein sequence MSRPHGIPLPSAQRSPDSDETESACADDKQGQPRPREGVRQLTGAERVRTLVESNASVSLTLIGARDSHETEEFGTGLPVARTVTPDGDVILLVSGESAAARAAAYAQDDDLTAVIEITDVAPVSVPHRIRGRAWLAGWLTPVRGDERAACAALLAERQPVGELLGMRESLDSPNDALRGGGRPAWMMLRLEVGEISVDDLWGAEHVDPEDLAAAEPDPMVAHETELLQHLHAAHGDRLGELGGLLGAREARGMSAVPLSLDRLGLRVRFTGGAAGSFDARFDFPEPVADICGLRRAMHSLFSAASH
- a CDS encoding HNH endonuclease family protein, with product MAPSRPFAVVLTLALAGPATAGCHHDDVQTARASAATLVAQVPLTGAGFPPDARTAQAQLAGLKVGPGRNWRTYKRENFGRYWSDETGAVGGRNGCDTRDDVLRRDLRELREGDRNPCVVLSGVLHDPYTGKELPYTYRRASQIQTDHVVALGAAWRGGAYAWTPQRRLEYANDLDVLLATDKQTNYDKGSRTADKWRPPRRAYWCEYARRYTGIKAKYGLSVTAPEKLALQDMLASCAPQPTP
- a CDS encoding replication-associated recombination protein A; this translates as MEPDLFTAAAEDRREKDPASSPLAVRMRPRTLDEVVGQQHLLKPGSPLRRLVGEGAVGPAGASSVILWGPPGIGKTTLAYVVSQATQKRFVELSAITAGVKEVRAVIEGAKRAAGGYGKDTVLFLDEIHRFSKAQQDSLLPAVENRWVTLIAATTENPYFSIISPLLSRSLLLTLEPLTDEDLSALMRRALTEERGLGGTVSLPADAEAHLLRIAGGDARRALTALEAGAGSAIAKGEDEITLQTLEEAVDRAAVRYDKDGDQHYDVASALIKSIRGSDVDAALHYLARMIDAGEDPRFIARRLMISASEDIGLADPTALPIAVAAAQAVAMIGFPEAALTLSHATIALALAPKSNTATTAIGAALADVRAGLAGAVPAHLRDGHYKGAAKLGHAQGYVYPHDVPGAIAAQQYAPDEIQGKRYYEPTRYGAEARYADVVEKVRERLRGSTS
- a CDS encoding vitamin K epoxide reductase family protein: MTTRSADADTARGRTVGGSRALALLLVITGIAGLIAAWVITIDKFKLLEDPDFKPACSLNPIVSCGNIMTSDQASAFGFPNPMLGLVAYGIVICVGMSLLAGASFRRWYWLTFNAGTLFGVVFCAWLMYQSLYNINSLCLWCCLAWVATIFMFWYVTSHNVREGLLPAPGWLKSFFAEFTWVLPVLHVGIIGMLILTRWWDFWTS
- the hisS gene encoding histidine--tRNA ligase, which translates into the protein MSTFKAPKGTYDLIPPYSAKYLAVREAISGPLRKSGYGYVETPGFEDVDLFARGVGESTDIVTKEMYTLTTKGGANLALRPEGTASVLRAALEANLHKAGGLPVKLWYSGSYYRYERPQKGRYRHFSQVGAEAIGAEDPALDAELIILADQAYRSLGLRNFRILLNSLGDAECRPVYREALQDFLRGLDLDEETLRRAEINPLRVLDDKRDDVQKQLVGAPLLKDYLCDACKAYHAEVRELITAAGVVFEDDEKLVRGLDYYTRTTFEFVHDGLGSQSAVGGGGRYDGLSEMIGGPALPSVGWALGVDRTVLALEAEGIELDIPPTTSVFAIAMGDEARKLLFGAVTELRRAGIAADFSYGSKGLKSHMKNANRSGAPLTVVAGERDLAEGVVQLKDMESGEQTAVPVAELVDTVRARLA
- a CDS encoding MBL fold metallo-hydrolase; protein product: MLIAGFPAGAWGTNCYVVAPAAGEECVIIDPGHQAAQGVEETLKKHRLKPVAVVLTHGHIDHVASVVPVCGAHDVPAWIHPEDRYMMSDPEKALGRSIGMPLMGELTVGEPDDVRELTDGAALKLAGMEFNVAHAPGHTKGSVTFRMPELADIPPVFFSGDLLFAGSIGRTDLPGGSHAEILESLGRVCLPLDDSTVVLSGHGPQTTIGRERATNPYLREVAAGLGDGTAAPRRGM